A genomic stretch from Candidatus Nitrotoga arctica includes:
- a CDS encoding PAS domain S-box protein, whose translation METEPDRLDAVVPSSQQRELENYKFVFDQHAIISVTDAAGSILDANELFSKISGFSREELIGRDHRMLNSGYHLKDFFEGMWLTIGAGKVWQSNIRNRRKNGEFYWVSTTIVPLLGENGQPHKYVAICTDITAQVKTEEELQCSQQVSRGLSETVAVIPHRGSKLIHANPVTEFTNFTHDELLSMDYWELAHSDSRELAHQRGEAMDAHSEYSITPKSDTEIGVERSAANTEHSGELAVLVTGITDSKRAEVAQLHAQQVLAQIVNANPMPKFVIDANCVVTHWNKACEMITGISAAEMVGTNNHWRAFYTERRLVLSDLVVKGVSEAEIVESHYSNPRCFPLSDGAYNVDIFHPSLGEHGLWLSCTAAPLINEQKQIVGALTTFRDITKQKFFEEELNHAHRDLEQLVQSRTAELEQANLRLAADVRNRERAEAVLLRRNMQLSELNARLNVVQEHLLQNEKMASIGQLAAGVAHEINNPIGYVHSNIGALETYLNDLFLILDAYASTENVLMIDAAAHAELQRLKAELNLDFLRMDIPLLMAESKEGISRVSKIVQDLKDFSHVNSSQEWKWVNLHQGLNSTLNVVNNEIKYKAKVVKEYGILPEIECLPSEINQVFLNLLVNAAHAIADAERGIITLRSGCDDLHVWIEVADTGSGIVPENLKRIFDPFFTTKPIGKGTGLGLSLSYGIVTKHGGSIEVESKVGTGTTFRVILPQRQSHESTQEETP comes from the coding sequence ATGGAAACAGAGCCGGATAGGTTGGATGCCGTTGTGCCGAGTAGTCAGCAGCGTGAACTGGAGAATTACAAGTTTGTCTTTGACCAGCATGCCATCATCAGCGTCACCGATGCCGCCGGGTCCATCCTCGATGCTAATGAATTGTTTTCCAAGATCAGTGGCTTTTCCCGTGAGGAACTCATCGGCCGTGATCACCGCATGCTCAATTCTGGTTACCATCTCAAGGATTTTTTCGAGGGCATGTGGCTCACTATCGGTGCCGGAAAGGTATGGCAAAGCAATATCCGTAACCGACGCAAGAATGGTGAATTTTACTGGGTATCGACCACAATCGTGCCTTTGTTGGGTGAAAATGGGCAACCCCATAAGTACGTTGCGATCTGCACTGACATTACTGCGCAAGTAAAGACGGAGGAGGAACTGCAATGCAGCCAGCAAGTGTCCCGCGGGTTGTCCGAGACCGTTGCCGTAATACCGCATCGTGGCAGTAAGCTGATCCATGCAAATCCAGTAACCGAATTCACCAATTTTACGCATGATGAATTGTTAAGCATGGATTACTGGGAACTCGCCCACTCTGACTCGCGCGAACTGGCGCACCAGCGTGGCGAAGCGATGGATGCCCATTCAGAATATTCTATTACTCCCAAGAGTGACACCGAGATCGGGGTTGAGCGCAGTGCCGCCAACACCGAACACTCAGGGGAACTGGCGGTGCTCGTTACGGGTATCACCGACAGTAAGCGCGCCGAAGTGGCGCAGCTGCATGCGCAGCAGGTATTGGCCCAGATCGTCAATGCTAATCCGATGCCGAAGTTCGTTATCGACGCCAATTGTGTTGTGACGCACTGGAATAAGGCCTGCGAGATGATCACTGGCATCAGTGCGGCCGAGATGGTCGGCACGAACAATCACTGGCGTGCCTTCTACACAGAGCGGCGGCTGGTGCTGTCTGATCTGGTGGTGAAGGGTGTCAGCGAGGCTGAGATCGTTGAGTCACATTACAGCAATCCGCGCTGTTTTCCGCTATCCGATGGCGCTTACAATGTCGATATATTCCATCCTTCTTTGGGTGAGCATGGTCTCTGGTTGAGTTGCACCGCAGCCCCTCTGATAAACGAACAAAAGCAAATCGTTGGCGCTCTTACGACGTTTAGGGATATCACCAAGCAAAAATTTTTTGAAGAGGAGCTGAATCATGCACACCGAGACCTGGAGCAGTTGGTTCAAAGCCGTACCGCTGAACTTGAGCAGGCGAACCTTCGGTTGGCAGCGGACGTGCGGAATCGAGAACGGGCCGAAGCAGTTTTGTTGCGGCGCAACATGCAGCTGAGTGAACTCAATGCCCGTCTTAACGTGGTGCAGGAGCATCTGCTGCAAAACGAGAAAATGGCCTCGATTGGCCAGCTAGCTGCCGGCGTCGCACATGAGATCAATAACCCGATTGGCTATGTGCATTCCAATATTGGGGCGCTGGAGACCTATCTGAACGACTTGTTTTTAATTCTCGACGCTTATGCCAGTACAGAGAATGTGCTGATGATCGACGCAGCGGCCCACGCCGAACTACAGAGACTCAAGGCGGAACTTAATTTGGATTTTCTGCGTATGGATATTCCGCTGCTTATGGCAGAGTCTAAGGAAGGTATCTCGCGCGTAAGTAAGATCGTCCAGGATCTGAAAGATTTTTCTCACGTCAATAGCAGCCAGGAGTGGAAGTGGGTCAACCTGCACCAAGGACTAAACTCGACCCTCAACGTAGTCAACAACGAGATTAAATACAAAGCCAAAGTGGTCAAGGAATATGGCATATTACCCGAGATCGAGTGCCTGCCATCGGAGATCAACCAGGTGTTCCTCAATCTCCTGGTTAATGCCGCCCATGCAATCGCCGATGCGGAGCGCGGCATCATCACATTGCGCAGCGGCTGCGACGATCTACACGTCTGGATTGAGGTCGCTGACACTGGCAGCGGTATCGTGCCGGAAAATCTGAAGCGCATCTTCGACCCTTTCTTCACCACCAAGCCAATCGGCAAGGGCACTGGCTTAGGCCTCTCTCTCTCCTACGGGATCGTAACAAAGCATGGCGGCAGCATAGAGGTGGAAAGCAAGGTGGGCACAGGCACGACTTTTCGTGTCATTCTACCGCAGCGGCAGAGCCATGAATCGACCCAAGAGGAAACACCGTGA
- a CDS encoding circadian clock KaiB family protein, with the protein MSPQTMFKFRLYVAGDAPNSAQAIANLTALCRAHLTNRHEIEIVDVFREPKRALIDGVFLTPTLIKLAPSPVQIIVGSLNHTQIVLRALNLEVVAP; encoded by the coding sequence ATGAGCCCACAAACCATGTTCAAATTCCGGCTGTATGTCGCAGGTGATGCGCCGAACTCCGCGCAGGCGATTGCCAACCTTACCGCACTTTGTCGGGCGCACCTTACGAATCGGCACGAGATTGAAATCGTAGATGTGTTTCGGGAACCGAAGCGTGCACTGATAGACGGTGTATTCCTGACCCCGACTCTGATCAAACTGGCGCCGTCCCCCGTCCAAATAATCGTAGGTTCACTCAATCACACCCAGATCGTATTGCGTGCTTTGAATCTGGAAGTCGTCGCGCCATGA
- the kaiC gene encoding circadian clock protein KaiC yields the protein MKSVRSPILKVASKAPTGIAGFDEITGGGLPHGRTTLLVGGPGSGKTVLSLQFLVYGAEECKESGIFVAFEENSKRIVANAESFGWKLAELQRKKLFFMDINPMPDMVQSGDFDLRGMLAVLEAKSNETRTRRIVFDAMDVILALLPDEAARRREVCRLHEWLLARELTGIITLKAGGEYISTRSEPPFSFIHFLVDCTVILNHSVILGVSQRNMRVQKYRGSSFDEDELPFVIGKNGLEVAVAHTPSRVDAKITNERISSGVERLDTMLGGGYYRGASVLITGFSGTAKTTLSGAFADAACQRGERTLFVSFDSDGAEVIRNLASVGIQLGRYVKSGSLRMISARTITGSAETFLARIKTLAKEHKARCLVIDPVSTWSKSGNALTARSVAERLIDWSKANGTTLVCTSLLDEMSSQSEGNSSLQISKIADTWIHLNYLLQAGERNRGLSIIKSRGTAHSNQVRELILSDSGVTLTDTYTAGGEVLMGALRWQKERADRVANEVNEVAMKLKRVRLDAEEAELEVRVKSLQTELLAKQVEKELLVRTTESRKGEISQGLTRMEELRGADATKPDRK from the coding sequence CACTGGCGGAGGTTTGCCACACGGCCGCACGACGTTGCTGGTAGGTGGGCCAGGTTCCGGCAAGACCGTACTTTCGCTGCAATTTTTGGTGTATGGCGCGGAAGAGTGCAAAGAATCGGGTATTTTTGTCGCTTTTGAGGAAAACTCAAAGCGCATCGTGGCCAATGCCGAAAGCTTTGGGTGGAAACTCGCGGAGTTGCAGCGGAAAAAACTATTTTTCATGGATATCAACCCAATGCCCGACATGGTCCAGTCGGGGGATTTCGATCTCAGAGGGATGCTCGCGGTGCTGGAGGCTAAGTCCAATGAAACAAGGACGCGGCGTATTGTGTTCGATGCCATGGATGTCATATTGGCACTGCTTCCTGATGAGGCGGCGAGAAGGCGGGAGGTCTGTAGATTGCATGAGTGGTTATTGGCGCGTGAACTGACAGGCATCATTACCCTTAAGGCTGGTGGGGAATATATAAGCACCAGGAGCGAACCGCCTTTCAGCTTCATACACTTCTTGGTGGATTGCACCGTGATCCTCAATCACAGCGTGATTTTAGGCGTGTCGCAACGCAACATGCGCGTTCAGAAGTATCGTGGCTCCAGCTTCGATGAAGATGAATTACCGTTTGTGATCGGCAAAAATGGACTGGAGGTCGCCGTCGCGCATACGCCGAGCCGTGTAGACGCCAAGATAACCAACGAGCGCATTTCCAGCGGAGTGGAGCGGCTCGATACTATGTTGGGCGGCGGCTATTACCGCGGCGCCAGTGTGCTGATCACGGGATTCTCAGGCACGGCCAAAACCACTTTGAGTGGTGCGTTCGCGGATGCAGCCTGTCAGCGCGGCGAGCGCACGCTGTTCGTGAGTTTTGATTCCGACGGGGCCGAGGTGATTCGTAACCTGGCTTCGGTAGGTATCCAGCTTGGTCGTTACGTAAAAAGCGGGAGTCTGCGCATGATCTCAGCTCGCACCATCACCGGTAGTGCAGAAACATTTCTTGCGCGCATCAAGACGCTTGCTAAGGAGCACAAAGCTCGTTGTCTGGTGATCGATCCAGTCTCCACATGGTCCAAATCCGGCAATGCATTGACCGCGCGCAGTGTGGCAGAACGGTTAATTGACTGGTCTAAGGCTAACGGCACGACCCTGGTCTGCACTAGCTTGCTTGACGAGATGTCCAGTCAGTCGGAAGGCAATTCGTCCTTACAGATATCGAAGATCGCGGACACCTGGATCCACCTCAACTATTTACTTCAGGCCGGGGAGCGCAACCGGGGCTTGTCCATCATCAAGTCCCGTGGCACGGCGCATTCGAACCAAGTGCGCGAGCTGATCCTCAGCGATTCGGGTGTGACACTGACCGACACCTATACTGCAGGCGGTGAGGTTTTGATGGGTGCGTTGCGCTGGCAAAAGGAACGCGCCGACCGGGTCGCGAACGAGGTCAACGAAGTCGCTATGAAGCTTAAGCGCGTCAGGCTCGATGCCGAAGAGGCCGAGCTCGAGGTGCGAGTGAAATCGCTGCAGACGGAACTCTTGGCAAAGCAAGTCGAAAAAGAATTGTTGGTACGTACTACGGAAAGCCGCAAGGGGGAGATATCGCAAGGCCTCACTCGCATGGAAGAGTTGCGTGGGGCAGATGCAACAAAGCCCGATCGGAAATGA
- a CDS encoding EAL domain-containing protein gives MNPKDPPSLEDSSEKISALIETLRHTEQRLEELTAGQVDTVAGHDGRPFLLRRAQDHMRHSEAAILNALPAHIALLDTQGLIVSVNEAWRRFASTNAIQGQGHGVGVNYLEICDSARGEGASEAHQAAAGIRSVLGGGVKSFSLEYSCHSSTEQCWFLLMVTPLADDHPNGVVVMHLNITERKKVAQELRESERRFCDLLGNVELVSVMLDCEGRITYCNEYLLHLTDWQLGEVIGQNWFELFIPPEINDLKNSFFAALLANQSEERHHENEILTRSGERRFIRWNNSVLRSGAGDVIGTASIGEDITERKKAQASIIYLNRVYAMLSGINTLIMRVRERDELFREACRIAVEVGGFRMAMIALVDRSTMKIVPIASAGKDEALLTAIKDVLSSSETASNTMLALTIREKKSVVSNDSKNDSRVLFNKKYTESEVRSMAVLPLIVSDKVVGVFALYASESEFFHEEEMKLLTELTGDIAFAIDHIKKEQQLNYLAYYDVVTGLPNRTLIHDRLDQGVMAARRNKWLLAVLSVSLDNFKMVIDTLGHSIGDGLLQEVARRLTACLDDTGTVGCLGVDEFCIILPEIARSEDATMVARKVIDSCAGPYLIDGKELFVWASVGITLFPDDADDSASLIHNAHTAMYRAKNQGRNTYQFFTMEMNRNAQDKMRLETDLRYALSNGEFLLYYQPKVSCTTGKITGFEALLRWQHSVRGLVGPDEFIPLLEETGLIVPVGEWVLTTACAQLRCWHDEGLGTPSMAVNVSERQIHVADLCETVRQALATSGLAPIHLELELTESQLMQDVDGVIGVLERIKEIGVKITVDDFGTGYSSLAYLKRFPIDSLKVDKAFVQDIIADPNDVSITRAIITLAHNLKLNVVAEGVETEGQLGLLIANHCDEIQGYYFSRPLPVEEATALLREGRSLDSRMMAGLKPSRTLLLVDDEANILSALKRLLRRDGYDILTAMSAEQGLEMLASHRVDVIISDQLMPGMSGVEFLRRVKTLHPDTVRLVLSGYTDLQAVTDAINEGAIYKFLSKPWDDDILRANIEEAFRHKEMADENRRLHTGLALANSQMTVVNEQLQKMLANKDLQVMRDESLLNIVQEVLQQLPWPIIGIDDEFIVVLANTAADVICGDGKLLLGRDMYASLPAPLLAALGSSMMAETDIDINGIRYRLRGSSMGEHSRSRGALLVLLPLVV, from the coding sequence ATGAACCCCAAAGACCCGCCATCTCTGGAAGACTCGAGTGAGAAAATTTCTGCGTTAATTGAGACTCTACGTCACACCGAGCAACGCTTGGAGGAACTAACGGCAGGCCAGGTGGATACGGTGGCGGGTCATGATGGCCGGCCATTCTTGCTGCGGCGCGCCCAGGATCACATGCGCCACAGCGAGGCCGCCATTCTCAACGCATTGCCCGCGCATATCGCTTTGCTTGATACCCAAGGACTCATCGTATCGGTGAACGAGGCATGGCGGCGATTTGCCAGCACGAATGCGATCCAGGGCCAAGGGCATGGGGTCGGCGTTAATTACTTAGAGATTTGCGATAGCGCACGGGGAGAGGGCGCATCTGAGGCGCACCAGGCCGCCGCAGGGATTCGATCGGTGCTGGGTGGCGGAGTTAAAAGCTTTTCGCTTGAATATTCCTGTCATTCGTCGACAGAACAGTGCTGGTTCCTGTTGATGGTAACTCCCTTGGCTGATGATCATCCGAATGGCGTCGTGGTTATGCACTTGAACATAACGGAGCGAAAAAAGGTCGCGCAGGAACTGCGCGAAAGCGAGCGTCGCTTTTGCGACCTACTGGGAAATGTAGAGCTGGTTTCAGTGATGCTCGATTGCGAAGGTAGGATTACGTACTGCAACGAGTATTTACTGCACCTGACCGATTGGCAACTCGGGGAGGTTATTGGGCAAAACTGGTTTGAGCTTTTCATACCACCAGAAATTAACGATTTAAAAAATTCTTTTTTCGCGGCGCTCCTCGCCAACCAGTCCGAAGAAAGGCATCACGAGAACGAGATCCTCACACGTTCCGGCGAGCGTCGGTTCATTCGCTGGAACAATTCGGTGTTACGGTCGGGAGCCGGCGACGTGATCGGAACGGCCAGCATCGGCGAAGACATCACTGAACGCAAGAAAGCGCAAGCCAGTATCATATATCTCAACCGCGTATATGCCATGCTTAGCGGTATTAACACACTCATCATGCGCGTGCGTGAACGCGACGAGCTATTCAGGGAGGCTTGCCGGATAGCGGTCGAGGTAGGCGGGTTCCGCATGGCCATGATAGCCCTCGTGGATCGGAGCACAATGAAAATTGTTCCTATTGCCTCTGCGGGCAAGGACGAGGCTCTCCTGACCGCTATCAAAGACGTATTATCATCCAGTGAGACTGCATCCAATACCATGCTCGCGCTGACGATAAGGGAGAAAAAGTCCGTCGTGTCCAACGATTCGAAAAACGACTCCAGGGTTTTGTTCAATAAGAAATACACCGAATCAGAAGTTCGCTCGATGGCTGTTTTGCCGCTCATTGTTTCGGATAAAGTAGTAGGCGTGTTCGCGCTATACGCCAGCGAGAGCGAATTCTTCCATGAGGAAGAAATGAAGCTGTTAACCGAATTGACTGGCGACATCGCGTTCGCGATTGATCACATCAAAAAAGAGCAGCAGCTAAATTATCTGGCTTACTACGACGTTGTCACCGGACTGCCCAACCGCACCCTGATTCACGACCGCCTGGATCAAGGGGTGATGGCGGCACGGCGCAACAAGTGGCTATTGGCGGTATTGTCAGTCAGTCTAGATAATTTCAAGATGGTCATTGACACGCTAGGGCACAGTATCGGCGACGGTCTGCTGCAGGAAGTTGCACGCCGCCTCACGGCATGTTTGGATGACACTGGCACAGTTGGATGTCTGGGCGTGGATGAGTTCTGCATCATCCTGCCGGAGATTGCCCGTAGCGAGGACGCGACGATGGTAGCGCGTAAAGTGATCGATAGTTGCGCTGGGCCGTACCTGATTGACGGCAAGGAGCTGTTCGTCTGGGCTAGTGTTGGCATTACCTTGTTCCCGGATGATGCCGACGATAGTGCGTCTCTGATTCACAACGCCCACACAGCGATGTATCGGGCCAAGAATCAGGGGCGCAACACTTATCAGTTTTTTACGATGGAGATGAACCGGAACGCGCAAGACAAGATGCGGCTGGAAACAGACCTGCGCTACGCGCTGAGCAATGGCGAATTCCTGCTCTATTACCAGCCCAAAGTGAGTTGCACCACCGGAAAAATTACAGGCTTTGAGGCGTTGTTGCGTTGGCAGCATTCTGTGCGTGGGCTGGTGGGACCCGACGAGTTCATTCCGTTGTTGGAGGAAACCGGTTTGATCGTTCCTGTCGGCGAATGGGTGCTAACCACTGCCTGCGCACAGTTGCGATGTTGGCACGATGAGGGATTGGGTACCCCGAGCATGGCGGTTAATGTCTCCGAGAGACAGATTCATGTTGCCGATCTGTGCGAGACGGTGCGACAGGCGCTAGCGACGAGCGGGCTGGCGCCCATTCACTTGGAGCTGGAGCTGACCGAGAGTCAGTTGATGCAAGATGTCGATGGTGTCATCGGTGTTCTGGAACGGATCAAGGAGATCGGCGTGAAGATTACGGTGGACGATTTCGGTACCGGTTATTCCAGCCTAGCCTATCTTAAGCGCTTTCCCATCGACAGTTTGAAGGTGGATAAGGCCTTTGTTCAGGACATCATCGCCGACCCGAATGACGTTTCGATAACTCGCGCCATCATCACTCTGGCGCATAACCTGAAGCTTAATGTGGTGGCCGAGGGAGTCGAGACCGAGGGGCAGCTGGGTCTTCTGATCGCCAACCATTGCGACGAGATTCAGGGCTATTATTTTAGCCGTCCACTGCCGGTCGAGGAAGCGACCGCTTTGTTGCGCGAGGGTCGATCGCTGGACAGCCGGATGATGGCTGGCCTGAAGCCGAGTCGGACACTGCTCTTGGTCGACGACGAAGCAAATATTCTTTCTGCGTTGAAGCGGCTGTTGCGCCGCGACGGTTACGATATTCTTACTGCCATGAGCGCAGAGCAGGGGCTGGAAATGCTCGCCAGCCATCGAGTCGACGTGATCATTTCCGACCAGCTCATGCCCGGCATGAGCGGGGTCGAATTTCTGCGCCGGGTCAAAACGCTACACCCAGATACAGTACGTTTGGTACTTTCCGGCTACACCGATCTACAGGCGGTGACGGATGCGATCAATGAGGGGGCGATCTACAAATTCCTGTCCAAACCCTGGGATGACGACATCCTTCGTGCCAACATCGAGGAAGCTTTCCGTCATAAGGAAATGGCCGACGAGAACCGTCGTTTGCATACAGGGTTGGCGTTGGCCAACAGCCAAATGACAGTGGTCAACGAGCAGCTGCAGAAGATGTTGGCGAACAAGGATCTGCAGGTGATGCGCGACGAGTCTTTGCTCAACATCGTGCAAGAAGTGCTGCAGCAACTACCCTGGCCGATCATCGGTATCGACGATGAGTTCATTGTCGTCTTGGCTAACACCGCTGCCGATGTGATCTGCGGCGATGGTAAGCTGCTTCTGGGGCGGGATATGTACGCCTCGCTACCGGCGCCGCTCCTCGCGGCGTTGGGTTCGTCCATGATGGCAGAAACGGATATTGATATTAATGGTATCCGCTATCGTTTGCGCGGCAGTAGCATGGGTGAGCACTCACGCTCGCGCGGTGCTCTGCTCGTGCTCCTGCCGCTTGTTGTCTGA
- a CDS encoding HDOD domain-containing protein, with product MSEITLQMAVADLDRLPALPEVVLDLMDYLQRPEVDVGQVAFRIARDPALAAKLLRVANSSFYGLQRQVATIPDALTVLGLRAARTLITGAAVVTHFQTLVVAGYDQRAFWLHSAGTALCARALARELGTNMENSFTAGLLHDVGRLILAARFPEKYRSVMAYRAEHDCYPIEAEQAVLGFDHAQIGAALAVRWKFPAEIAVAIANHHNPMDMPANSLVDLVHLADVMAHVLEFPGGNEDLVPCLSDVAWNRLGIGWVEFKRLLGEVDAQRDETEWMLS from the coding sequence ATGAGCGAGATCACACTGCAAATGGCGGTGGCCGATCTAGATCGACTGCCGGCCTTGCCTGAAGTGGTACTGGATCTAATGGACTACCTGCAGCGCCCTGAAGTGGATGTTGGGCAAGTTGCCTTCAGGATCGCGCGGGATCCGGCCCTGGCGGCTAAATTATTGCGTGTCGCCAATTCTTCTTTTTACGGCCTGCAGAGACAGGTAGCAACGATACCGGATGCCTTGACAGTGTTAGGGTTACGCGCTGCCCGCACCCTGATCACCGGAGCCGCCGTAGTGACCCACTTTCAGACTTTGGTAGTGGCGGGCTACGATCAACGTGCCTTCTGGCTGCACAGCGCCGGGACGGCACTTTGCGCGCGTGCGTTGGCCCGCGAGCTTGGTACCAATATGGAAAATTCCTTCACCGCTGGCCTGCTTCATGATGTAGGCCGGCTTATCCTTGCGGCACGTTTTCCAGAGAAGTATCGTAGCGTGATGGCATACCGTGCCGAGCACGATTGCTACCCCATTGAAGCAGAGCAAGCAGTTTTGGGTTTCGACCATGCTCAGATCGGTGCGGCACTCGCTGTGCGCTGGAAATTTCCCGCCGAGATAGCGGTGGCGATCGCCAACCATCACAACCCGATGGATATGCCCGCAAATTCCCTTGTCGATCTGGTACATCTGGCCGACGTCATGGCGCATGTGCTGGAATTTCCGGGGGGCAATGAAGATCTGGTACCGTGCTTATCCGACGTCGCCTGGAACAGGTTAGGCATCGGCTGGGTTGAATTCAAGCGTCTGTTGGGCGAGGTAGATGCTCAGCGCGATGAGACGGAGTGGATGCTAAGCTAA
- a CDS encoding HD domain-containing phosphohydrolase, whose protein sequence is MSDTSILLPPAASRASATLLCVDDEQNILSALRRLFRHDGYRVLTAISGDAGIKLLESEQVDLVISDMRMPEMDGARFLEVVSSRWPDTSRILLTGHADITSTIEAINQGQIFRYISKPWDDQDVRLIVRHALEHKQLERDKRRLEALTQRQNEELRELNASLEARVEERTAELRLTHDALAAANEKLKTSFLTSIKVFSNLIEVTEGPRSGHSRRVADLARRIAVKIGLDRTATQDVMLAGLLHDIGKIGMPDALLAKSVSQMNTEEFILFKKHPIKGELALMALDSLRSAARLLRSHHERYDGQGYPDGLSATDIPLGARILAVANDYDGLQIGSFSAKRLTSVEALAFLQQSRGKRYDPQVLDAFASLNDSEIVDKAQKEWALGPNSLKPGMVLSRDLVSREGALLLAADFLLDDSLIKQIRGYTRYEEQSVVIHVRADWIETNTNQKSAINIDD, encoded by the coding sequence GTGAGCGATACAAGCATCTTGCTGCCGCCTGCCGCGAGCAGAGCGAGCGCGACCCTGTTGTGCGTCGACGACGAGCAGAACATTCTTTCCGCCCTGCGCCGGTTATTCCGCCACGATGGTTACCGTGTACTGACAGCCATCAGCGGTGATGCGGGAATAAAGCTTTTGGAGAGCGAGCAGGTCGACCTAGTGATTTCCGATATGCGCATGCCGGAAATGGATGGAGCTCGTTTTCTTGAGGTGGTAAGTAGCCGTTGGCCGGACACCTCACGCATTCTGCTCACAGGCCATGCCGATATCACCTCGACCATTGAGGCCATCAACCAGGGTCAGATTTTTCGCTACATCTCCAAGCCTTGGGACGACCAGGATGTGCGCCTGATCGTGCGCCATGCGCTCGAACACAAGCAGCTGGAGCGTGACAAGCGACGTCTCGAGGCCTTGACCCAACGGCAGAACGAGGAGCTGCGCGAGCTGAATGCCAGCCTCGAAGCTCGCGTCGAAGAGCGCACCGCTGAACTGCGCTTGACCCATGATGCGCTTGCTGCTGCCAACGAGAAACTGAAGACCAGTTTTCTGACCTCGATCAAGGTTTTCTCGAATCTGATTGAGGTGACTGAGGGACCCCGTTCGGGACATTCGCGTCGTGTCGCCGACCTGGCCCGACGCATCGCCGTCAAAATAGGGCTGGATCGGACTGCGACGCAGGACGTGATGCTCGCCGGTCTCCTCCACGACATCGGCAAGATTGGCATGCCCGACGCCCTGCTCGCAAAGTCGGTAAGCCAAATGAACACAGAAGAGTTCATTCTGTTTAAGAAACACCCGATCAAGGGAGAGTTAGCCCTAATGGCGCTCGACAGCCTGCGCAGCGCCGCCCGCTTGTTGCGCTCGCATCATGAGCGCTACGACGGCCAAGGTTATCCCGATGGTCTGAGCGCAACGGATATTCCGCTGGGTGCTCGCATCCTCGCCGTTGCCAACGACTATGACGGCTTGCAGATCGGAAGCTTCAGTGCCAAACGTCTGACTTCAGTAGAGGCGCTCGCTTTCCTCCAGCAGTCACGGGGCAAACGCTACGATCCGCAGGTGCTCGATGCCTTTGCCAGCCTGAATGACAGTGAAATCGTCGATAAAGCGCAGAAGGAGTGGGCGTTAGGTCCAAATTCTCTCAAGCCGGGCATGGTACTGAGCCGTGATCTGGTCAGCCGCGAAGGCGCTTTACTGCTCGCAGCCGATTTCCTCCTCGACGACAGCCTGATAAAGCAGATCAGGGGTTACACCCGCTACGAGGAACAAAGTGTCGTGATTCACGTGCGTGCCGATTGGATCGAAACCAACACCAATCAAAAATCGGCCATCAATATTGATGATTAA